In Oncorhynchus clarkii lewisi isolate Uvic-CL-2024 chromosome 24, UVic_Ocla_1.0, whole genome shotgun sequence, one DNA window encodes the following:
- the LOC139383080 gene encoding gem-associated protein 7-like has product MSTLVTVLRLPRGPDPNGRGFDPNSTRFVALCPPTISASTETWTDSVEVGEEQRARSALRESFLRTLIAMTNKQVQFHMYERVEVEAKFGASDIDVLNFQVSDLQTPIGVQKEALLRCQDVISYSFGL; this is encoded by the coding sequence ATGAGTACGCTCGTGACCGTGCTTCGCCTCCCGAGAGGACCTGATCCGAATGGCCGCGGATTCGACCCGAACTCAACCCGTTTCGTCGCGCTGTGTCCACCAACTATTTCTGCTTCGACTGAAACATGGACTGACTCTGTCGAAGTGGGAGAAGAGCAGCGTGCACGGTCGGCTTTGAGAGAAAGCTTCCTGAGGACGCTCATAGCCATGACCAACAAGCAGGTGCAATTCCACATGTACGAGAGAGTCGAGGTTGAGGCGAAGTTTGGAGCGTCGGACATTGACGTGCTCAACTTCCAAGTTTCGGATCTACAGACCCCCATTGGGGTGCAGAAAGAAGCTCTGCTCAGGTGCCAGGATGTCATTTCATACTCCTTTGGTCTCTGA